One genomic window of Vibrio parahaemolyticus includes the following:
- a CDS encoding peptidoglycan DD-metalloendopeptidase family protein: MTSLILSSRNHNLALPLTTIALTIIVSVSFSHYLLTPEEQSEVISHSYQGVLFDKEANNSIEKTYDSHFQRTKITTGVINYAFVTSLINAGLSQQEIKSLIKLIESEFDIIGSVRKGDKFSLKTQTNSYNEKYISSFYYSGSKKEFFIINDGKNNAYDEYGNRLTRKPYYSFPLAKEYKISSGFSLKRKHPITGLNTPHLGTDYAVPVGTPIYSIADGVIVKSRYNRFAGNYINIRHTNGSISRYLHLSRSNVRKGDNVVKGQEIGRSGNTGRTTGPHLHLELFVDGAPVDYARYIKSHQAPSLNIQMMLAAKTERAELIKELL, from the coding sequence ATGACAAGTTTAATATTAAGTTCTCGTAATCATAACCTTGCTCTGCCTCTTACTACCATCGCACTCACTATTATTGTAAGCGTATCTTTTAGTCATTATCTGCTCACTCCCGAGGAACAATCAGAAGTTATATCCCATAGTTATCAAGGTGTTCTTTTCGATAAAGAAGCTAACAACAGTATAGAAAAAACCTACGATAGTCACTTTCAACGAACAAAGATCACTACTGGCGTTATTAACTATGCTTTTGTGACTTCTTTGATTAATGCAGGCTTATCTCAACAAGAGATAAAGTCATTGATTAAATTGATTGAAAGCGAATTTGACATTATAGGTTCGGTTCGAAAGGGAGATAAGTTCTCACTAAAGACCCAAACCAATAGTTATAATGAAAAATACATCAGTTCCTTTTACTATTCCGGTAGTAAAAAAGAATTTTTTATTATTAACGATGGAAAAAATAATGCTTACGATGAATATGGAAATAGGTTAACGCGAAAGCCTTATTATTCATTTCCACTGGCAAAAGAGTACAAAATTAGTTCTGGTTTCAGTTTAAAACGAAAACATCCTATCACAGGTTTGAATACCCCACATTTAGGCACGGACTACGCAGTACCTGTTGGAACACCGATATACTCTATCGCCGATGGTGTTATTGTTAAGTCACGATACAACCGTTTTGCTGGCAACTACATTAACATTCGTCACACTAACGGTTCCATATCTCGTTACTTACACCTATCACGTAGTAACGTCAGGAAAGGTGACAACGTAGTCAAAGGACAAGAAATAGGACGTTCAGGTAATACGGGAAGGACAACCGGGCCTCATCTTCATTTAGAGCTCTTCGTAGATGGCGCTCCGGTAGATTATGCTCGTTACATCAAAAGCCATCAGGCTCCGTCTTTGAACATACAGATGATGCTAGCAGCAAAGACAGAACGAGCAGAGCTAATAAAAGAATTACTATGA
- a CDS encoding YjjI family glycine radical enzyme — translation MTSLSELQQRFLNIATDGRLSPKQKSNFLVLEAEACIPYMPISEALREAMSDGVICDMFEGHAPFKPRYVLPDYAKFLSKGSEYLELPPAEDFDDALNMLTIIYHHVPSVTNIPVYLGQLDDVLMPYVGDQTEAQIYKKLRHFWIMLDRTLPDAFMHVNIGPTDNIICRTILRVDAELKQIAPNLTFMYDESITPDDLLRQATKNICDCSKPHIANYPIHANAYDGARFGIVSCYNSLPLAGGSNTLVRMNLKEVAKRAASRDDFFSNVLPTYHQLMTELMDARSSHLHEQSQFFQGFLTQEGLIEESRFAPMYGIYGMAEAVNLLLEKEGQTSRYGQDERANALGHEISATLATLVDSTPVRYGLEGKALLHAQGGISLDLDVTPGVRLPYGSEPDPVTYVQATAAHHQYYRAGISDILTIDETVKSNPEAMFNLCKGALNAGYREFTANVASNDLVRVTGYMVKLSDIAKYDAEGSRTNTTFLGAEAAKNTGILERSPRVVSQEMSPVYK, via the coding sequence ATGACAAGCCTATCTGAACTCCAACAGCGTTTTCTCAATATCGCAACTGACGGCCGTTTGTCTCCGAAACAGAAGTCTAACTTCCTCGTTCTAGAAGCCGAAGCATGTATTCCATACATGCCCATTTCTGAAGCACTTCGTGAAGCGATGAGCGATGGCGTAATTTGTGACATGTTTGAAGGTCATGCGCCTTTTAAACCGCGTTACGTTTTACCTGACTATGCTAAGTTTTTATCTAAAGGCTCTGAGTATTTGGAGTTGCCACCTGCAGAAGATTTTGATGATGCGCTAAATATGCTTACCATCATCTATCATCATGTGCCGTCAGTTACTAATATTCCCGTGTATTTAGGGCAGTTAGACGACGTCCTGATGCCTTATGTAGGCGACCAAACTGAAGCGCAGATTTACAAAAAACTTCGACATTTCTGGATCATGTTGGATCGCACGTTGCCGGATGCCTTCATGCACGTGAATATCGGGCCGACAGACAACATTATCTGTCGCACTATTTTGCGTGTGGACGCAGAGCTCAAGCAAATTGCACCAAATCTCACGTTTATGTACGACGAATCGATCACACCAGATGATTTGTTACGTCAGGCGACGAAAAATATTTGTGACTGTAGCAAGCCTCATATTGCGAATTACCCAATTCACGCAAATGCTTATGACGGAGCGCGGTTTGGTATCGTCAGTTGCTACAACTCACTCCCGCTAGCTGGTGGTTCAAACACGCTTGTACGCATGAATCTAAAAGAAGTGGCGAAACGTGCAGCAAGTCGCGACGATTTTTTCAGTAATGTATTACCGACGTATCATCAACTAATGACGGAGTTGATGGACGCAAGAAGCTCGCACTTGCATGAACAATCACAGTTCTTCCAAGGCTTCTTAACCCAAGAAGGCTTGATTGAAGAGTCACGCTTTGCGCCAATGTACGGCATTTATGGCATGGCTGAAGCGGTCAACTTACTTCTTGAAAAAGAAGGGCAAACCTCCCGCTACGGACAAGACGAACGTGCAAATGCATTAGGCCACGAAATTTCAGCGACATTAGCGACATTGGTTGATTCTACGCCTGTGAGATATGGCTTAGAGGGCAAAGCGTTGTTGCATGCTCAAGGTGGTATCAGTCTCGATCTGGATGTAACGCCAGGTGTGCGCCTGCCTTACGGTAGCGAGCCAGACCCTGTTACTTATGTACAAGCAACTGCGGCGCATCATCAATATTATCGAGCGGGTATCAGCGATATTCTAACGATTGATGAAACGGTGAAGTCAAACCCAGAAGCCATGTTCAATTTATGCAAGGGCGCGTTGAACGCGGGGTATCGAGAGTTCACCGCAAACGTCGCATCGAATGATTTAGTTCGAGTGACCGGTTATATGGTGAAGTTATCTGATATCGCGAAATACGATGCGGAAGGTTCCCGTACTAATACGACGTTTTTGGGCGCTGAAGCGGCGAAAAACACAGGAATTTTAGAGCGTTCACCACGAGTGGTGAGCCAAGAAATGTCACCAGTCTACAAGTAA
- a CDS encoding LysR family transcriptional regulator, translating into MDYIALSRISLKHLTVLHMLLTTHSVTQAAERLCVTPSSVSKTLSQLRETLKDDLFYRDGTRLVPTPFALNIGPSIHGILSSMNGLLHQGSFNPAYYQGTFSLSMRGSSFELFAPVLTRISQQLGNNAHLSVHAKEEMSFDSLVRGQVDFLLLPHDISQPPTQNKDLVWQTILKDEMVCLMGESNPLAKAPLSIEGYLCARHIGIHDKDLSQPYFEQNLTQQHSKRNMAMRVADFGSAAVMCHHSDYLFTCSKLWAGVAHQAKGLVQRSLPFDYGQVAYSLVWNKASLNDPALRWLQQQLLDACIELEG; encoded by the coding sequence ATGGATTATATCGCTCTATCGCGCATTAGCTTAAAACACCTCACCGTCCTTCACATGTTGCTGACAACTCACAGTGTCACTCAGGCAGCAGAGCGACTTTGTGTGACGCCTTCCAGTGTCAGTAAAACGCTAAGCCAGTTGCGTGAAACGCTCAAAGATGATCTTTTCTATCGTGATGGTACGCGTTTGGTGCCCACACCATTTGCGTTGAATATTGGCCCGTCCATTCACGGTATTCTGTCTAGTATGAACGGCCTATTGCACCAAGGTTCATTCAACCCAGCTTATTATCAAGGTACGTTTTCTTTGTCGATGAGAGGCAGTTCTTTTGAGCTGTTTGCTCCCGTGTTAACGCGCATTTCTCAACAGTTGGGGAACAATGCTCACTTAAGCGTCCATGCAAAAGAAGAGATGAGTTTTGATTCACTAGTGAGAGGACAAGTCGACTTTTTGTTGCTGCCGCATGACATCAGCCAGCCGCCAACTCAAAATAAAGACTTGGTTTGGCAAACAATCTTGAAAGATGAAATGGTGTGTTTAATGGGCGAATCAAACCCGTTAGCTAAAGCGCCCCTGTCGATTGAAGGTTATCTTTGTGCTCGCCACATCGGGATTCACGATAAAGATCTTTCTCAGCCTTACTTCGAGCAAAACCTCACTCAGCAGCATTCAAAACGTAATATGGCGATGCGTGTGGCAGATTTCGGTTCGGCAGCCGTCATGTGCCATCATTCCGATTATCTATTTACGTGTTCAAAACTTTGGGCGGGAGTCGCGCATCAAGCGAAAGGTTTAGTGCAGCGCTCTTTACCGTTTGATTACGGGCAAGTGGCTTACAGCTTGGTGTGGAACAAAGCGAGTCTCAATGATCCTGCTCTGAGATGGCTGCAACAACAGTTGCTTGATGCTTGTATAGAGCTCGAAGGCTGA
- a CDS encoding TerC family protein, with translation MLELFMQPEAWVIFATLFALEVVLGVDNVVFISVLCERLPSHQRKLARNLGIGLAVLARIGLVFSITWIMQLTQPLFSVADHAVTGRDMIMILGGAFLLAKSLKELWSWLTHNETNHSNHVRTGLAVVLLQIVAVDAVFSMDSVITAVGLTSEVPLMVAAIIASALVMVMTAEKINNLVTRYPGFKTLALLFLVLLGGLLMAEGFAIHINKGYVYFAMAFGLVLELCHIQLKNKQRRTIQRIRPMHDVAT, from the coding sequence ATGTTAGAACTTTTCATGCAACCTGAAGCATGGGTGATATTTGCCACCTTATTTGCTCTCGAAGTTGTTTTAGGCGTAGATAATGTCGTTTTTATTTCCGTTTTATGTGAAAGATTGCCATCCCACCAGAGAAAGCTTGCACGAAACCTAGGTATTGGTCTTGCGGTGTTAGCGCGTATTGGATTGGTGTTTTCTATCACATGGATCATGCAACTTACACAACCACTATTTAGCGTTGCAGACCATGCGGTGACAGGTCGAGATATGATAATGATCTTGGGTGGTGCGTTTTTGTTAGCGAAAAGCTTAAAAGAGCTTTGGAGCTGGTTAACTCACAACGAAACCAATCACTCTAACCATGTGCGCACAGGATTGGCGGTGGTTTTGTTACAAATCGTTGCGGTTGATGCGGTATTCTCGATGGACTCTGTCATCACAGCAGTCGGTTTAACAAGTGAAGTACCACTTATGGTTGCTGCAATTATTGCTTCTGCATTGGTCATGGTTATGACTGCTGAGAAGATCAATAACCTAGTTACCCGTTACCCTGGTTTCAAAACCTTAGCGCTACTGTTCCTAGTATTGCTGGGTGGCTTGCTGATGGCCGAAGGCTTCGCAATCCATATCAATAAAGGGTATGTGTACTTTGCGATGGCGTTTGGTTTGGTGCTGGAACTGTGTCACATCCAACTAAAGAACAAGCAGCGCCGAACTATCCAGCGAATCAGACCAATGCATGACGTAGCTACCTAG
- a CDS encoding YjjW family glycine radical enzyme activase, with product MSRRSESLLAKVTRILPFSCVDGPGNRLVIFLQGCNYQCLNCHNPHTINHCNHCGDCVAECPAGALKFDESNNVVWLKEECTHCDHCIEICQNQSNPKITDYSVPTMLDLIRKQRFFISGVTVSGGESTLQLPFIIELFKGIKQDPELQHLTCFIDSNGSLSVSGWLRVLPFMDGAMIDLKAWQTDTHRWLTGREHHRVFQTIEFLAEQQKLHEVRLLHIPGKSDLDTEIESVGRYLNALPSSVHVRLNAFQHHGVVGEARSWDKCSKEEIEQLKEQLGKFVDRPIAVPSVFV from the coding sequence ATGTCTAGACGAAGTGAAAGCCTTTTGGCGAAAGTAACTCGTATCCTTCCTTTCTCTTGTGTTGATGGGCCAGGAAATCGTCTAGTCATCTTTCTACAAGGTTGTAACTATCAGTGTTTGAACTGTCACAACCCTCACACTATCAACCATTGTAATCACTGTGGTGATTGTGTTGCAGAGTGTCCGGCAGGCGCATTGAAGTTCGACGAAAGCAACAACGTTGTTTGGCTTAAAGAGGAGTGCACCCACTGCGATCATTGTATAGAGATATGTCAGAACCAATCTAATCCAAAAATTACTGACTACTCTGTGCCGACAATGCTCGATTTGATACGAAAACAACGCTTTTTTATTAGCGGTGTGACGGTATCCGGTGGGGAATCTACCTTACAACTTCCTTTCATTATTGAGCTGTTTAAAGGGATCAAGCAGGATCCTGAACTACAGCACCTCACTTGTTTCATCGACAGCAATGGTTCATTGTCAGTCTCGGGATGGTTGCGTGTCTTACCTTTTATGGATGGCGCAATGATTGATTTAAAAGCGTGGCAAACCGACACACATCGTTGGTTAACTGGCCGAGAACATCACCGAGTTTTTCAGACGATTGAGTTTCTTGCAGAACAACAAAAGCTGCACGAAGTACGTCTTCTGCATATTCCCGGTAAAAGTGACTTAGATACGGAAATCGAATCGGTAGGGCGGTATCTTAATGCGCTACCAAGCTCGGTACACGTTCGCCTCAATGCCTTTCAACATCATGGCGTGGTGGGAGAGGCACGTAGCTGGGACAAGTGTTCAAAAGAAGAGATAGAGCAACTAAAGGAACAGCTTGGAAAGTTTGTTGATCGTCCTATCGCTGTTCCTTCCGTATTCGTTTAG
- a CDS encoding LysE family translocator, with translation MQLDTWIYYTLAILVLTASPGPSSLLCLSKGVSSGFRLALTTALGSLSAITIILTLSFTGLGVVIASSEFVFNIIKWCGAAYLIWLGIQAFRSKQNDFAKSDSAQVSTSHVSAYTSGFIVGSSNPKAIIFFTALFPQFIDPTASLLTQYAIFAGTFVVFELSWLTFYALLGVKTSNWLFEAGRAKLFNRLTGGVFISAGVMLSTANRS, from the coding sequence ATGCAACTCGATACTTGGATTTACTACACTCTCGCGATACTCGTTCTCACTGCTTCTCCTGGGCCAAGTTCTCTACTTTGCTTAAGTAAAGGCGTCAGCAGCGGTTTTCGTCTCGCACTGACGACGGCTCTAGGCAGTTTAAGTGCGATTACCATCATTCTTACCCTTTCTTTTACCGGTTTAGGCGTTGTGATTGCGTCTTCTGAGTTCGTGTTTAACATCATCAAATGGTGTGGTGCGGCATATTTGATTTGGTTAGGCATTCAAGCATTTCGATCAAAACAAAACGATTTTGCGAAGTCCGACTCTGCACAGGTGTCAACCAGCCACGTCAGCGCCTATACCAGTGGTTTTATCGTTGGTTCCAGTAATCCGAAAGCCATTATTTTCTTTACGGCACTATTCCCACAATTCATTGACCCAACCGCTTCGCTGCTGACCCAATATGCGATTTTCGCGGGTACTTTCGTAGTATTCGAATTGAGCTGGTTAACCTTTTACGCCTTATTAGGGGTGAAAACATCCAATTGGTTATTTGAAGCAGGACGAGCTAAGTTGTTCAATCGCTTGACGGGTGGGGTGTTTATCAGTGCTGGTGTGATGCTATCTACGGCGAATCGCAGCTAG